A stretch of DNA from Oryza brachyantha chromosome 9, ObraRS2, whole genome shotgun sequence:
CTTAACTGAATTAATCAGAACTTAAAAGCCCCAGATTGGCACACACACACCCACTGTCACAAACCGATAGACAAGGTTTCGTGTGTGATTCAAAGGCAGTGAAAATTCAGAAATAAGGTTAAATTCGATTCTCACTTATTGGTTCACAGTTTCTGGGTTTCCACTATTTACTTCCACAGTTTACCAGGCTTTATGCTGAAGGGAATAATGTAGTGACAAACAAACACAATCGTTATAGCAataggaaaagagagaaattctATGATTTTAATACCTCAAAACCAAGAACAGATAACTTCTCTTCATCCTCCAATGGTACACAACTCCTGTAAGTTGTGTAGTGCTTTGCACCACCTGATGCGGATGCATCATCCAACATCTTCCGTTGCTTGCTATTATTTCCTTCTTTCGTGCTGTTATGAACTTCTAAACATTTCAATGGCAAGCGGTAGCCGGTCTCGCTGCAACAGTACTTCTCATCACTCtaacaagaacaaaaatgaaattgcATGTTAGCATGCCGTTTCAATAGCTGTCAGCTGTCTCCAACAGTTATAACttgacatatataattatgtgtgtgaaggaaaaacaaaaaatgagcCACAGCTGAAAGCAGACATATCTATTGGTAATCACAGCAAGCACAGTGCACAGAGACACTGGCACatgtatttgcaaataaaactaTCCAAATGAGGTTTCCTAGTACAGTCATCTGTATGACGGCAGAAATCCCAACATAACCATGAAAAAGACATCAACTGAGTGCGGAATGAACCCATGGTCCAGGAAAAATAATCCCACCCtaatcaaaatatcaaataatccAAGAATCGTGAATAATCAGCACAACTAGAAAACCTAAAGAAGCTTAAGATAGAACATAACAATCCAGCCAGTTCTCAGATCACATCGTTTAAAAGGCCAGGAAATGTGGTTTCATGATACAAACTTAAGAtcataaataacataaagatGAGACAAAGAAACCGTTGAGACGACATACAACTAGAAATATCCCTACATTTCATTCTTTTCTGACACACTCTAAACTACAATATCACGCCTTTAGCACATAAGATGGAGcacaaacaacaaatttatgaTTCCATAGTCACTTTCCTATTAGTCACTAGAAAGgttgaataatactttacttTCCTACACATCTTCGCATACCAACAACTAAATTTCCCGATGTTAGAAATATACTTTCTAGAATACAGCAACAGCTTGAAAGAAACAACAGTGTCCCTTAATTTGAACTTATTCCAACAAAGCATAAACAACAAGTTATTCACTTATTCCTCCTCTGCCACCTGCGGCAGCAGCCCTCAACCATATTACACATGAAGCAAGTCCACTGAATCCATTACCGCTTAACCTTACTTTTGGTGTGAAAACCAAACATTGATCAATGAGATGAACTAAACATCAAACTAAATAAAGTCTACTACAAAAGgattattcttcttcttcaataCCATATCAAAACACTGCACTAGCTAATTTGACTAGATTAACAAGTTCTGAAACTATAAATGACATCCAGTACTTGGACCTGATCTATGCCACCCAATCCAAGACCAAATGAAGCACACAAGACAACCCGGAATTCCATGGACGAAACTCAGATTTTGAAGCAAAAAGAGCCCGACCATTCCATTCGGTATTAATCAAGATCCGATCTTTTCTTAATGTATACACCTCTTCAGCTGGTACCAACCCAGGAACACGGATTACTCCTAAACCGcatcttaaataaaataggattACAATCTAGCGAACGCCGAAACCACCCGAATTGCAGAACTGTAACATCGTCTTGTTTCACCCTCCCAagatcgattttttttttccgccAGGGCGAGCCCCAAGATCGAACGAGAGAGTCAGAGCATAGAACTGGCTGACCTTCTCGGAGTATTGGCAGGGGACGCAGGGGCCGGAGGGGGAGCACCGGTAGGAGGAGTTCCCCTGCGCCTCCACGAAGCCGAGCAGCGACCTCCGCCCTCCGGAGGCcgtcgtggcggcggcggccgccatcGCGATCGCCGGAGGGATCCAGCACAGGGCAGCCACGgcgaggagcaggagcagcagcagccgccaccgccacgagGTCGTCGCGGGAGCCTTGTTCGCCAtggcctccgcccgccgcggtTTGCTCTCCCTCGCCGACCTCCCGTTCGGTGCGCCGCGGTGGTGGCCTTTTGGGAGGTTGGACCGAAGCACCCGTTAACCCGATACACTCTCGGGAATCGAGTTAACGGGTTTTTATGTACCCGCAATCACAAACCCGCTCGGGAAGTCGAGAGAGTGGCGGTTAACGGGTTTTCAACCCGCAGGCCCGCTTTATACTGCTCTCGTGTAGGACTCGTCGTCGTGTCACGCAGCCAAACCaaccggccgcgccgccggcgatgttACGCCGCCTACTCCCCCTCCGGCGCTGCCTCTCCACCTCGGCGACCTCGAACGCAACGCCTACCCTGTACGCGGCCGGTGTCACCCCGGTGTCCATCCTCTCCTGGGGCCGCGGCGCGTCGGgccagctcggcggcggcaaggaggAGCGCCGTCTCTACCCCTCCCCCGTCGCGCACCTCTCCCTCGCTGACCCCGTGCCGGTACTCTCCCAAACCCCCGGACGCCTTCCTGACCCCAAAGCTGCGACGGCGGGGGGCGTAGAGGTGGGGATCTCCTGTGGGCTGTTCCACTCCGCGGTcatcgtcgacggcggcgcctgGGTGTGGGGCAAGGGCGACGgaggccgcctcggcctcggcgaCGAGTCCTCCACTTTCGTCCCGCGCCACAACCCCAACCTCAGCGAGCTCCGGGTCCTCGCGCTTGGCGGCATCCACTCCGCCGCCCTGACCGCCTCCGGGGAAGTCTTCACCTGGTGAGGAAACCACCACATTGCTcatttgatttaattttttgtaaaaaaaatgtgtgatTAGATGCCTGAGTGCTCTATCAGTTTATGGATGAACTGTAAGAAGAATGCGTGGCAAATTTATGGATTTTGGCTGCTGCATCACTCAGTTTACTGTAGTCTGCAGGGGTTATGGTGGATTTGGAGCTTTGGGGCATTATGTTTACCATAGGGAATTGTTACCAAAGCAAGTGAATGGTCCTTGGGGAGGGAAAATATCACACATTGCTACCGGTGGAGCACATACTGCAGCAATCACTGACTCAGGTTGGTCCACTTCATGCTTGATTCTGAATTGCTGAAATACATTATGGATCATCTGCCACTGCCTTATGCAATTG
This window harbors:
- the LOC102701201 gene encoding uncharacterized protein LOC102701201, which gives rise to MANKAPATTSWRWRLLLLLLLAVAALCWIPPAIAMAAAAATTASGGRRSLLGFVEAQGNSSYRCSPSGPCVPCQYSEKSDEKYCCSETGYRLPLKCLEVHNSTKEGNNSKQRKMLDDASASGGAKHYTTYRSCVPLEDEEKLSVLGFEVMMAGMLLISGPFVYFRKRRTNIMQGASRIPTSPPRF